Proteins co-encoded in one Salvia splendens isolate huo1 chromosome 4, SspV2, whole genome shotgun sequence genomic window:
- the LOC121800620 gene encoding uncharacterized protein LOC121800620, whose translation MEEGSRTTKFLSSCRKNLVVQFLLKHSIDGVLTRGAVMEAADEYGISRKTVYRLWNKAKQQMQRGEPAIMEGKVKGYHHSDKFSLDEEKVRALSTLERSSIRKMAHKLSVSKSTLGQWIKEAKLRPHTNAIKPALTDANKLARLKWCLSKLEPHINAGRVQFESMHNVVHIDEKWFYMTKTSDRYYLLPDEVEPYRACKSKRFITKVMFMCAVSRPVFGLDGQTKFDGKLGIFPFTELVAAQRKSKNRAKGTLETKPISSVNKSVMRDCIINKIVPAIKAKWPEWASKEIYIQQDNATPHINGVDAEFEAIAKSDGFKIHLICQPPNSPDTNILDLGFFRAIQTLQHEKPCNNVDTLLENVCSSYEELSPQTLNKVFLSLQACLTEIMVFRGENNYKVPHINKARLERTVGLPNALDVDEDLVRDVLEYLQQPENNAGCGYDIMALANAFGF comes from the exons ATGGAGGAGGGGTCAAGAACAACAAAGTTTTTAAGCAGCTGTAGGAAGAACTTGGTGGTGCAGTTCCTACTGAAGCACAGCATCGATGGAGTGCTCACAAGAGGGGCAGTTATGGAGGCAGCAGATGAGTACGGCATTAGCAGGAAGACAGTTTACAGGCTCTGGAACAAAGCAAAACAGCAGATGCAAAGGGGGGAACCTGCAATCATGGAAGGCAAGGTTAAAGGCTATCATCATTCTGATAAATTCAGTCTAGATGAAGAAAAGGTAAGAGCTTTATCCACACTTGAAAGGTCTTCAATAAGGAAAATGGCTCACAAATTGTCTGTTAGCAAAAGCACATTAGGCCAGTGGATTAAGGAGGCCAAATTAAGGCCACATACAAATGCTATCAAACCTGCCTTAACTGATGCAAATAAGTTAGCTAGGTTGAAGTGGTGCCTTAGTAAACTTGAGCCACATATAAATGCAGGTAGAGTTCAGTTTGAAAGCATGCACAATGTTGTGCATATTGATGAAAAATGGTTCTATATGACCAAGACATCAGACAGGTATTACCTCCTGCCTGATGAGGTTGAGCCATATAGGGCATGCAAGTCAAAGAGGTTCATCACCAAAGTCATGTTCATGTGTGCTGTAAGTAGGCCTGTTTTTGGCTTGGATGGCCAAACCAAATTTGATGGAAAGTTGGGTATTTTCCCTTTTACTGAATTGGTTGCAGCACAAAGGAAATCCAAGAATAGGGCTAAAGGCACACTTGAGACTAAACCAATTTCTTCAGTGAACAAGAGTGTGATGAGGGATTGCATTATCAACAAG ATTGTACCAGCAATTAAGGCCAAGTGGCCTGAGTGGGCAAGCAAAGAGATCTATATCCAGCAAGACAATGCCACACCCCACATAAATGGTGTGGATGCTGAATTTGAGGCTATTGCCAAATCAGATGGATTTAAAATCCATCTGATTTGTCAACCACCCAATTCGCCAGACACCAATATTTTAGACCTAGGGTTTTTCAGAGCCATTCAGACATTGCAACATGAGAAACCATGCAATAATGTTGACACATTGTTGGAGAATGTGTGTAGCTCTTATGAAGAGCTGTCACCACAAACCCTAAACAAAGTATTCCTATCATTGCAGGCTTGCCTCACAGAGATCATGGTATTTAGGGGTGAGAATAATTACAAGGTCCCTCACATTAACAAGGCCAGGTTGGAAAGAACTGTTGGACTGCCCAATGCACTGGATGTAGATGAAGATCTTGTGAGAGATGTGTTGGAGTACTTACAGCAACCAGAGAACAATGCTGGTTGTGGATATGACATTATGGCTTTGGCTAATGCTTTTGGCTTCTAG